The Lactobacillus sp. ESL0680 genome has a segment encoding these proteins:
- the tpx gene encoding thiol peroxidase — translation MKITRLNEPLYTNGEPPKVGDKLPDFTVVRADGSKATKADLLSKPTLISVVPDLNTSVCSISTKRFNNEVDKFDGINFYTISTNTLDDQKNWCAAEGVKNMEILSDENHNFGEEMGLYLESGVDSRSVWIISAEGKVLYQELVYEMTDEPDYDAALTFLSNLK, via the coding sequence ATGAAAATTACAAGATTAAATGAGCCTCTATATACTAACGGTGAACCACCAAAGGTTGGCGACAAGTTGCCAGATTTTACTGTTGTTAGAGCTGACGGCAGTAAAGCTACTAAGGCTGACTTATTATCTAAGCCAACTTTGATTAGTGTTGTTCCTGACCTTAACACTAGTGTCTGCAGCATTTCAACTAAACGTTTCAACAACGAAGTTGATAAATTTGACGGCATTAACTTCTACACTATTTCTACTAACACTCTCGATGACCAAAAGAATTGGTGTGCTGCTGAAGGCGTTAAAAATATGGAAATTTTATCAGATGAAAACCACAACTTCGGTGAAGAAATGGGTCTTTACCTTGAAAGCGGCGTAGATTCAAGAAGTGTTTGGATTATTTCTGCTGAAGGCAAAGTTTTGTACCAAGAATTGGTTTACGAAATGACCGATGAACCAGATTACGATGCTGCATTAACATTTTTAAGCAACTTAAAATAA
- the msrB gene encoding peptide-methionine (R)-S-oxide reductase MsrB: protein MFMDQAKKEARLKELTQDQYASTQNAATDYPFSGKYDDFYQRGIYVDIVSGEPLFSSEDKYDAGCGWPSFTKPIKKLTYHRDQSHNMERTEVKSPDADSHLGHVFTDGPSDKGGLRYCINSSALKFIPYDELEQAGYGEYRKLFA from the coding sequence ATTTTTATGGATCAAGCAAAAAAAGAAGCACGATTAAAAGAATTGACACAAGACCAGTATGCATCAACGCAAAATGCGGCAACTGATTATCCCTTTAGCGGCAAGTATGACGACTTTTATCAGCGCGGAATTTATGTAGATATTGTGTCGGGGGAGCCGTTATTTTCCAGCGAAGACAAGTATGATGCTGGCTGCGGTTGGCCTAGTTTCACTAAGCCAATTAAAAAACTAACTTATCATCGCGATCAATCACATAATATGGAGCGAACAGAGGTAAAAAGTCCGGATGCTGACTCACATTTGGGACATGTTTTTACTGATGGACCAAGTGACAAGGGCGGATTAAGGTACTGCATTAATTCTTCGGCATTAAAGTTCATTCCTTATGACGAGCTCGAGCAAGCAGGGTATGGCGAATATCGAAAATTATTTGCTTAA
- a CDS encoding aminotransferase class I/II-fold pyridoxal phosphate-dependent enzyme has protein sequence MPHLAKSLSRTINTKIAQLSDSEITTFNNQTSKIPGIIKLTIGEPDVNTPEHVKRAAITAIENDDSHYAPEAGKPELLSAISDYLNDSLGVFFDPDTEICATVGATEALNVAFMTLLNPGDKILVPTPVWGVYFGIIEMTGAIPVEVDTSQDDFLLTADHLKEVLANEGKGAKAVVLTDPSNPTGRVYSKEDLLELAQVITDNNLFAITDEIYAELIYNNKKHYSLTQIIPERTLLLSGLSKSFAMTGWRLGYIAGPKEIMKSVIKVNSFLITAVTDNVQAAATEALVNGAADYPIARTTYQSRLEIIETGLRKCGFSMATPEGAFYIFAKIPTKFGQDDVKFATDLANKAKVALMPGSYFGQGGQGYVRLSYAASTEDLKEAVRRITDYVNNDL, from the coding sequence ATGCCGCATCTAGCAAAAAGTTTGTCTAGAACTATCAATACCAAAATCGCGCAATTATCTGATTCAGAGATAACTACGTTTAATAACCAAACATCCAAAATCCCTGGGATTATTAAGTTAACAATCGGTGAACCTGATGTTAATACCCCTGAGCACGTTAAACGAGCCGCGATTACCGCTATTGAGAACGATGATTCTCATTATGCTCCAGAAGCTGGTAAGCCGGAATTATTAAGTGCGATTAGTGACTATTTAAATGATAGTTTAGGTGTTTTTTTTGATCCTGACACTGAAATTTGTGCAACTGTTGGTGCAACTGAAGCGTTAAATGTTGCTTTCATGACCCTGCTTAATCCTGGTGACAAAATTTTAGTACCTACTCCAGTTTGGGGTGTCTACTTTGGCATTATCGAAATGACCGGTGCGATCCCAGTAGAAGTTGATACTTCCCAAGACGATTTTCTCTTAACTGCAGATCATCTAAAAGAAGTATTGGCAAATGAAGGAAAAGGCGCAAAGGCTGTTGTTTTAACAGATCCGTCTAACCCTACTGGTCGGGTTTATAGTAAAGAAGACCTGCTGGAGTTAGCCCAAGTTATTACAGATAACAACCTCTTTGCCATCACTGACGAAATATACGCTGAATTAATTTATAACAACAAAAAGCACTATTCATTAACTCAGATTATCCCTGAACGGACATTGCTCTTATCTGGTCTATCCAAGAGCTTTGCGATGACTGGGTGGCGCCTTGGTTATATTGCTGGGCCTAAAGAAATCATGAAGTCGGTCATTAAAGTTAACTCATTTTTAATTACTGCTGTTACTGATAACGTGCAGGCAGCCGCAACTGAAGCTCTAGTTAATGGTGCCGCCGACTACCCGATTGCCCGCACTACTTATCAAAGCCGTCTAGAAATTATCGAAACGGGTTTACGCAAATGCGGCTTTAGTATGGCCACTCCTGAAGGTGCGTTTTACATTTTCGCTAAAATTCCTACTAAATTTGGACAAGATGATGTTAAATTTGCGACCGATTTAGCTAATAAAGCAAAAGTTGCACTAATGCCCGGCAGTTACTTTGGTCAAGGTGGTCAAGGCTACGTACGTTTATCTTACGCCGCTTCAACAGAAGACTTAAAAGAAGCTGTCCGCCGGATTACCGACTACGTTAATAACGACTTATAA